In Terriglobales bacterium, the DNA window GCGCAGGGAACGGAGCTTGAAGCGGCGGATGTCCGCGCCATCGATCCGCACCTGGCCGGAGGTGGGATCGTAGAGGCGGGGGATGAGACTGATGATGGTGGTTTTGCCGGTACCACTGGGGCCGACGAAGGCAGCCAACTGCCCCGGTTCGATGTGGAAGCTTACGTCCTGGAGGATCTGCTGGTCGGAGTTATAGCCGAAGCACACGCGGTCGAATTCGATGTCGCCCCGGAAGCGAGGGGCGCGGCGCGCCCGGGGCATTTCGCGCACACGGCTCTCGGTTTCCAGCACCTCCTGGATGCGTTCATAGCCGACCGCGGCCTTGGAGACGGTGTCGCTCATCTTGGAAAGCTCGCGCATGGGCTTGTACATCTTGCCCAGGTAGAGCAGAAACACGATGAGCACACCGGCGCTGAGCTTGCCGTCGAGTACCAGGCGGGCGCCATAGCCGAGGACCAGACAGGTGCCCACCGCCACAATCAGTTCGACGATGGGAGAAAGCCTGGCTTTGATAGTGCGCGCCCACAGCGCGAGTTCTACGTTTTCCAGGCTCCGTTCCTCGAAGCGCCGCTGTTCGTAGCCTTCGCGCGCGAAGGCCTTCACGACCCGGATGGAGGAAAGAACCTCCTCGACCACGGAGACCAGTTCGCTCTCCTTCTTGCGCACGGCGCGCGACGCTTTCTTGATGCGGATGGTAAAGAAATACACCACCAGGAAGAGGACAGGAGCGACGGACAGGGCAATCAACGTAAACCGCCAATTGAGATAGAACATCACCACGACCATCCCAGCCAGGGTGAAGACGTTCACGACCATGCCGAGCAGCCCGCTGGTGATGAAACCCTGAATGGCGTCAATATCGCTGGTGACGCGGGTGATGAGGTCGCCGGTCCTTTTCTGGTCGTGCTCGGCCAGCGACAGGCGATGGATGTGCGCGTAGAGCGTGCTGCGCAGGTCGTGCATGACCCACTGGCCGACGCTGGTGGTCAGATATTTTTCGGCGAAGGAACTGACAGCGCCCAGGAGCGCGATCAGCGCCACCGCCAACACGGCGAAATTGAGGACGGCATACTTTTCTCCGCCGGCGGCGGGGTGCAGCAGAGCGTTCATCCAATCCGGCAGGGATCGGGACTCGAACACATAATCGATGACGATCTTCAGCGGCCAGGGTTCCAGAAGATTGGCCGCTGCCTCACCCATCACGGCGAGCAGCGCCAGGCTCAACGACTTCCAGTGGGGATACAGAAGATGGGCTGGAGAGAGCTTGGCGTGCTTCAGGGGGAGTTGTAGGGTCGGTGTTTTGTTCGGCATCTTCGACGCTCCATCGAAGCTCCAGGTGGCGCAACCAGCGGTACTCGGTATCTCCGCGAGATGCGAACCTCCTCAGACTTGGATGCGGTTGTGGCGGGTCGCGTTCAGCCTTCAAAGGGTTGGCTCAGGGTATCCTGAACGAGCCCAATGACTCCGGATGGGATCCCGCGGGGCCGAGGAAGAATTGCCCGTAGTGCGGGGATTGTGTTACAAGCGGCAGCAAGCGTAAGTGGGAGCCACCGAAAGGCAGCGGGCGAAATATCCTCAGGCAAGCAAAGGAACGCATGCGGAAGTGGATGCGGGAGCGGTTGAAGCGCCGCAAGAAGAAGAACGTAAGCGAAGTGGAAGCGACGGGGCGGATCGGGCAGCCCCTGCCCAGCGGGGCGGAGCCGCTGCGACCGTCGTATCCGGAGGCCATGCTACGGGGGGCGGAGGCGGCGACCCCGCAACCACGGGAAGCACAACCCGCGAGGGAGACGCCGCGACAGCCGGCGAGAGAGACGCCCCGGCAGCAC includes these proteins:
- a CDS encoding ABC transporter ATP-binding protein, which produces MPNKTPTLQLPLKHAKLSPAHLLYPHWKSLSLALLAVMGEAAANLLEPWPLKIVIDYVFESRSLPDWMNALLHPAAGGEKYAVLNFAVLAVALIALLGAVSSFAEKYLTTSVGQWVMHDLRSTLYAHIHRLSLAEHDQKRTGDLITRVTSDIDAIQGFITSGLLGMVVNVFTLAGMVVVMFYLNWRFTLIALSVAPVLFLVVYFFTIRIKKASRAVRKKESELVSVVEEVLSSIRVVKAFAREGYEQRRFEERSLENVELALWARTIKARLSPIVELIVAVGTCLVLGYGARLVLDGKLSAGVLIVFLLYLGKMYKPMRELSKMSDTVSKAAVGYERIQEVLETESRVREMPRARRAPRFRGDIEFDRVCFGYNSDQQILQDVSFHIEPGQLAAFVGPSGTGKTTIISLIPRLYDPTSGQVRIDGADIRRFKLRSLREQMSFVLQETLLFHAPIWQNIAYGKPEARRSEIVRAAELANAHEFIEAMPEGYDTMVGERGLTLSGGQRQRIAIARAVIRNTPLLVLDEPTTGLDAASEQAVLEALDRLMKGRTCVVIAHHLATIQRADVIFLLKDSTLAERGTHEELLAAGGLYAELAAKQFPEKEELAGSKPVSR